AGGAATAACTACAGAATTGGAATAAAAGCCTACTTTATTGAGTTGATCTGTTAAGCGTTTTACATAGTGTGGATGGGTATGACCAATAGAAATTACGGCATGACCGCCATACAGATCTAAATATTCCTGACCATTTGCATCCCATACTTTACTACCTGATGCTTTTACAATTTCTATATTATTTAATGGATATACGTCGAATAAGTTCATTTTCTTAAAGGTTTTGCCGAAGTGCTTACTTCGGCGTTGAATAAATAATTTAATTAATCAGAATGGAGCGGTTAACTTAAAATGCTACAGCTTTTAGCCGGAGCCCTTCGGTCTCTTCCAATCCAAACATTAAATTCATATTCTGCACCGCTTGTCCGCTTGCACCCTTTAATAAATTATCTATTATACTTACAATAAACAGCTTAGCACCATGCTTTTCTACATGCACCAATGCCTTATTGGTATTTACCACTTGTTTTAAATCGATATTCTTTTTGCTCACATGCGTGAAAGGATGTGCAGCATAATAATCCTGATAAATACGTTGTGCTTCTTCGGTTGTCAAGTCGCTTTCCAAATACATTGCGGCTAAAATCCCTCTTGCAAAATCACCACGTTGCGGGATAAAGTTAATCACCTGATCAAACTTTTTGTTGAGCTGTTTAAGGCTCTCACCGATTTCATTTAGATGCTGATGTTCGAAGACTTTATAAACGGACAGGTTATTGTTACGCCAGCTAAAATGCGCTGTTGTAGACAAGCTCTGCCCTGCACCGGTAGATCCCGTTGTAGCGTTGATATGTATTTCGCTTTTAAGCAAACCTTTTGCCGCCAGCGGAAGTAAGCCCAACTGAATGCAGGTAGCAAAACAGCCCGGGTTAGCAATAAAACTACTCTCCTTTATGGCTTCTCTGTTCAGCTCCGGCAAACCGTAAGCCCAACGGGTACCCGCATTGGCTTTTAGTCTGAAATCCTGACTTAAATCAATGATTTTAATTGCTTTATTAATGTCGTTACTTTCCAAAAACTCCTTTGCAGCCCCATGTCCAACACACAAAAACAACACATCAATATCGGAC
This is a stretch of genomic DNA from Candidatus Pedobacter colombiensis. It encodes these proteins:
- the argC gene encoding N-acetyl-gamma-glutamyl-phosphate reductase gives rise to the protein MKIKAGIVGGAGYTGGETLRILINHPSVEIKFVHSNSNAGNPVSAVHADLYGDTDLRFTNSLSSDIDVLFLCVGHGAAKEFLESNDINKAIKIIDLSQDFRLKANAGTRWAYGLPELNREAIKESSFIANPGCFATCIQLGLLPLAAKGLLKSEIHINATTGSTGAGQSLSTTAHFSWRNNNLSVYKVFEHQHLNEIGESLKQLNKKFDQVINFIPQRGDFARGILAAMYLESDLTTEEAQRIYQDYYAAHPFTHVSKKNIDLKQVVNTNKALVHVEKHGAKLFIVSIIDNLLKGASGQAVQNMNLMFGLEETEGLRLKAVAF